The following coding sequences are from one bacterium window:
- a CDS encoding Rpn family recombination-promoting nuclease/putative transposase yields MNYNMYDITIEGRSIWMRFLDVKTDYAFKKVFGSQGSKDILISFLNSVIDFKETEKIVDLVIVDPYQIPLIKGMKDTYVDVKAKLSNQKNVIIEMQVLNVEGFEKRILYNAAKTYSAQLKETESFTSLEPIIALTITDFIMFEDVDKVITYFNLIEKETLIKYHDEIELVFIELPKFKKNEDELDSIKDKWIYFIKNAGRLEYTPESLVKEIEIKEAFEIANTAGMSEKELEIQYKRHDFIRMQRGAIEFALKQGLKQGIQQGKIEVAKSLLKLGEKVEKISQVTGLTIEEIKG; encoded by the coding sequence ACTATTGAAGGAAGGAGTATTTGGATGCGTTTTTTAGATGTTAAAACAGATTATGCCTTCAAAAAGGTTTTTGGCTCTCAAGGAAGTAAGGATATACTTATTAGCTTTCTTAACTCGGTGATTGATTTTAAAGAGACTGAAAAAATCGTTGATTTAGTAATCGTTGACCCCTACCAAATACCATTAATCAAGGGGATGAAGGATACCTATGTCGATGTTAAAGCCAAACTCTCAAACCAGAAGAATGTCATTATCGAGATGCAGGTTTTGAATGTAGAAGGGTTTGAGAAAAGGATTTTATATAATGCGGCTAAGACATATTCAGCTCAGCTAAAAGAGACAGAATCATTTACCAGCCTTGAACCTATTATTGCTCTAACCATTACGGACTTTATCATGTTCGAGGATGTAGATAAGGTTATCACCTATTTCAATCTCATTGAAAAGGAGACTTTAATCAAATACCATGATGAAATCGAACTTGTTTTTATCGAATTGCCCAAATTCAAGAAGAATGAGGATGAGCTGGATTCAATCAAAGACAAATGGATATATTTTATAAAGAATGCAGGCAGACTTGAATATACTCCAGAGAGCTTAGTTAAAGAGATAGAAATAAAGGAGGCATTTGAAATAGCCAATACTGCGGGGATGAGTGAAAAGGAGTTAGAAATTCAATATAAGCGGCACGATTTTATCCGAATGCAAAGAGGTGCGATAGAGTTTGCCTTAAAACAAGGGTTAAAACAAGGAATACAACAAGGCAAAATAGAAGTAGCGAAAAGTCTTTTGAAATTAGGGGAGAAAGTTGAAAAAATATCCCAGGTAACGGGATTAACAATAGAGGAAATTAAGGGGTAA